A single Leptospira barantonii DNA region contains:
- a CDS encoding helix-turn-helix transcriptional regulator, which yields MPETENWNEDEEDFPIPVKEAGKTESRLSALLFNLLSHHSPLSFTKIRSLLPDHYQNLENPDSDRKKLSRDVEELGELGFLVRSTQEGYVLDRNVSNRELKLEKEELQALAETILKSYQESPSLELYSLSQKLFEGKLDVYPELEMDLKTQKTLSQTATSESEELLKKLLESLKTKSPVQFLYFKTFPEETYRVEVDPIRLIRKNSEDYYLLAYDRKKKERRRFIIPKMSRVETIAENSLYQPQGQKRENSQDWVLHPILFQVHDPIEVELICDPEFSYKVRNSISEIPYEEFSRDSFRFKITNQEGLFPLLFEARDSIRKILPESLALSFRKNVEQILSNYRVSLS from the coding sequence ATGCCCGAAACAGAAAACTGGAACGAAGACGAAGAAGATTTTCCGATCCCCGTTAAGGAAGCCGGGAAAACGGAATCCAGGCTTTCCGCATTATTATTCAATTTATTGAGTCACCATTCTCCCTTGAGTTTTACGAAAATCCGATCCTTATTGCCGGATCATTATCAAAATCTGGAGAATCCCGATTCCGATCGGAAAAAACTTTCCAGAGACGTGGAAGAATTGGGCGAACTCGGGTTTTTGGTTCGTTCCACGCAAGAAGGTTATGTTCTCGATCGTAACGTATCCAACCGAGAATTAAAACTCGAAAAGGAAGAATTGCAGGCGCTCGCCGAAACGATTCTGAAATCCTATCAAGAATCGCCGTCTTTGGAATTGTATTCCTTATCGCAAAAGTTGTTCGAAGGAAAGTTGGACGTTTATCCCGAATTGGAGATGGATTTAAAAACCCAAAAAACGTTGAGCCAAACCGCGACGAGCGAATCCGAAGAACTTCTGAAAAAATTATTGGAATCCTTAAAAACGAAATCGCCGGTTCAGTTTTTGTATTTCAAAACTTTTCCTGAAGAAACGTATCGAGTCGAAGTGGATCCGATCCGATTGATCCGAAAGAATTCGGAGGATTATTATCTTCTCGCATACGATCGAAAGAAAAAAGAAAGAAGAAGATTCATCATTCCTAAAATGTCGAGAGTTGAAACGATCGCGGAAAATTCCCTTTATCAACCGCAGGGACAAAAAAGGGAGAATTCTCAGGATTGGGTTTTACATCCGATCCTTTTTCAAGTTCACGATCCGATCGAAGTCGAGCTGATCTGCGATCCCGAGTTTTCTTACAAAGTTCGAAATTCCATATCAGAAATTCCTTATGAAGAATTTTCTCGGGATTCGTTTCGGTTTAAGATCACGAATCAGGAAGGACTTTTTCCGTTGTTGTTCGAAGCGCGGGATTCGATTCGAAAAATTCTTCCGGAATCGTTGGCTCTTTCTTTCCGGAAGAACGTGGAACAGATCCTTTCGAACTACCGCGTTTCCCTTTCTTAG